In Bufo gargarizans isolate SCDJY-AF-19 chromosome 6, ASM1485885v1, whole genome shotgun sequence, a single genomic region encodes these proteins:
- the LOC122941521 gene encoding bone marrow proteoglycan-like: MWGLLLLLLVGTTFAQESGDYAQDNSDQLIKAANEDDDNFESFDIDDDEDEFNYKDLSLGQESVCIKPNFTEKAEGVMCPDKGTCSHHIFITPNCFGKAQRICRCRRGNLSSIHNAGSNNNLQCFLKKSCRNISYVWIGVWKKNSCFPYGNVDRSRLNYTNWACGENKTHGEWCVAMNVQTGQWFTLKCSTQLPFVCTF, encoded by the exons ATGTGGGGCCTTCTACTGCTGCTTTTGGTGGGGACCACCTTTGCTCAAGAATCTG GAGACTATGCGCAGGATAACTCCGATCAGTTAATTAAAGCTGCCAATGAGGATGATGATAACTTTGAGTCATTTGATATagacgatgatgaggatgagtTTAATTATAAAGACTTGTCTCTGGGTCAAGAAAGTGTCTGTATTAAGCCAAATTTTACAGAAAAAGCAGAAGGTGTTATGTGCCCTGATAAAGGAACATGCAGCCACCATATTTTCATTACCCCTAATTGCTTTGGAAAAGCTCAG cGAATCTGCCGTTGTAGGAGAGGAAATCTGAGCTCCATTCACAATGCTGGATCAAATAACAATCTGCAATGTTTCTTGAAGAAAAGTTGTAGAAATATCAGTTATGTTTGGATTGGTGTTTGGAAGAAAAATTCA TGCTTTCCATACGGCAATGTGGACAGAAGCAGACTGAACTATACCAATTGGGCTTGTGGAGAAAATAAAACACACGGTGAATGGTGTGTCGCCATGAATGTGCAAA CCGGCCAGTGGTTCACTTTGAAGTGCAGCACTCAATTGCCATTTGTCTGCACTTTTTGA